One Chiloscyllium plagiosum isolate BGI_BamShark_2017 chromosome 34, ASM401019v2, whole genome shotgun sequence genomic window carries:
- the LOC122540228 gene encoding N-acetyllactosaminide alpha-1,3-galactosyltransferase-like isoform X3, whose protein sequence is MEGLLPMDMCHLPKGFKLKPGNHVDNDLDYWSRTDVQTCTKWKAPILWDGTFNPTYYDEMYKNQNIVIGLTVFAVGKYLDLYLETFLVSADEHFMPGFSVIYYVFVDDLLKFERLNLRPSARRKVKTFQVKVHKRWQDISMSRMETISKLIEDHVRHEASHVFCFDVDQRFQGRFGTETLSESVAVLHAWYYRRPKFLYSYDHNPQSAAYLGTKGDFYYHAAVFGGTWQSVRNLTESCSRGILRDKQKNVEAVWHDESHLNKYFWLHKPTKVLSPEYCWDRKIGWRRDIHVVRMLWSVKEYDISRQTD, encoded by the exons GAGCAGAACTGATGTTCAGACCTGTACAAAATGGAAAGCTCCGATCCTTTGGGATGGGACCTTCAATCCCACGTATTATGATGAAATGTACAAGAATCAAAATATTGTTATTGGTCTCACAGTCTTTGCAGTTGGCAA ATACCTGGACCTGTACTTGGAGACTTTCCTGGTGTCGGCTGATGAACATTTCATGCCAGGATTCTCAGTCATATATTATGTATTCGTAGATGACTTGCTGAAGTTTGAAAGGTTGAATCTACGACCGAGTGCCAGACGCAAGGTCAAGACCTTCCAGGTTAAAGTGCACAAGCGTTGGCAGGACATTTCAATGTCTCGCATGGAGACTATCAGCAAGCTCATTGAGGATCATGTCCGGCACGAAGCCAGTCACGTATTCTGCTTCGATGTGGATCAGCGATTCCAAGGACGCTTCGGCACAGAGACACTCAGCGAGTCGGTGGCTGTCCTGCATGCCTGGTACTACCGGAGGCCAAAGTTTTTGTACAGTTATGACCACAACCCCCAATCGGCAGCTTACCTGGGCACCAAGGGGGATTTCTATTACCATGCCGCCGTGTTTGGTGGGACTTGGCAGAGCGTCAGGAACCTGACTGAAAGCTGCTCCCGGGGAATCCTGCGGGACAAGCAGAAAAACGTGGAGGCCGTTTGGCATGACGAGAGCCACCTCAACAAATACTTCTGGCTGCATAAACCCACTAAGGTCCTGTCACCAGAATACTGCTGGGACCGCAAGATCGGATGGCGACGGGATATCCATGTGGTCCGAATGTTGTGGTCCGTAAAAGAGTACGACATCAGTCGGCAAACAGACTGA